One stretch of Nitrospirota bacterium DNA includes these proteins:
- a CDS encoding molybdopterin-dependent oxidoreductase — translation MPQEDRSPARPTHAAEAGMDRRDFLKVAATAAAVTACVKTEKKFVSPIAYPADYLPDQSRWINTTCHMCSAGCGIQVRVFEGNAKKIEGNPLHPVSHGRVCARGQAGLQLVYNPDRLRAPLQKNGTGNLEKITWDEALKTVAGHLKTLKERGESERIYIVTSHVSGARKTLLQAFLKEFGAGADHLVVHELLSAEPLRKANQMLFDRSDLPVYNLAESNFVLSFGADLLGTWLSPVHYTHAYGEFRQGKTGRDARGRLVHVEPRMSLTAANADTWIAPKPGTEVAVALAMAHVIVGEGLNQTSVDSEAWKAVLSGFSPERVAEMSGVSQELIVTTARDLARVKPACVIAGSNASTNSTALAMAAQLLNWLTGNLGESVRFDAKNPWAFDSSSLERSGKGDAPLPSELLPTLTDLASLSRLKDSLESGQARVVLFIDTNPVFTLPERLGFAKALEKADLRVFFGHFMSETAELCHVVLPMTTHLESWWDSVPAAPVGSTVMNLARPVIQPSPELRQPEDVLLGLMGELGFKKPADSSEAFIRDAWKKLYKGMNKKGDVDAAWTEAVAQGGWWQASSSDKKAAPSESKWLQAAKDIGVAAIRTEGSSPEFPFAFYPYASTKFYDGRHANLPWLQELADPLTTVVWGSWVELHPDTVAKLGLREGDIVRVESVEGAIEGPVLAYPGIRRDTVAFPIGQGHQALGRYARGRGANPIQILSLKADAESGALALAATAVKISPTGRRGRIVRSQGSPQLMGTEVLQTISAEKLQAISHHHAAPKPLHGEAVKWGMTVDLDKCTGCGACMVACSSENNIPVVGEESCAKRRNFSWIRVERYWPDEQDRLTGQGPGALFLVMMCQHCENAPCEPVCPVYATNHNQQGLNVMVYDRCVGTRYCSNNCPYKVRYFNWYEHYKMWESPLELQHNPDVRIRVDGVMEKCTFCIQRIRVASDRAKDEGRRPVRDGEVVTACQQTCPADAIVFGNLMDPAAQVTQRAQDPRGYGVLEELNVAPSVTYLKKVTV, via the coding sequence GTGCCGCAAGAGGACAGGAGTCCGGCGCGGCCGACTCACGCCGCCGAAGCCGGGATGGATCGCCGCGATTTCCTGAAAGTTGCCGCCACCGCGGCCGCCGTCACCGCCTGCGTCAAAACCGAAAAGAAGTTCGTCTCGCCCATCGCTTATCCGGCCGACTACCTCCCAGACCAGAGCCGGTGGATCAACACGACTTGCCATATGTGCTCCGCGGGCTGCGGCATCCAGGTGAGGGTTTTTGAAGGGAACGCCAAGAAAATCGAGGGCAATCCTCTCCATCCGGTCAGCCACGGCAGAGTCTGCGCCCGGGGTCAGGCCGGGCTTCAGCTCGTCTACAATCCGGACCGCCTGCGTGCACCGCTCCAGAAGAACGGGACCGGCAACCTCGAAAAGATCACGTGGGACGAGGCCTTGAAAACCGTCGCCGGGCATCTGAAGACCCTCAAAGAGAGGGGCGAGTCCGAGCGGATCTACATTGTTACTTCCCACGTGTCGGGTGCGCGAAAGACGCTGCTTCAGGCGTTCCTGAAGGAGTTCGGCGCCGGCGCAGATCACCTCGTTGTACATGAGCTTCTCTCGGCTGAACCGCTCCGCAAGGCAAATCAGATGCTGTTCGATCGGTCGGATCTCCCGGTCTACAACCTGGCCGAGTCCAATTTTGTTCTCTCCTTCGGCGCGGATCTCCTGGGCACGTGGCTCTCCCCGGTGCACTACACCCATGCCTACGGTGAATTCCGTCAGGGGAAAACGGGGCGTGACGCCCGCGGGCGCCTGGTCCACGTTGAGCCGCGCATGTCGCTCACCGCCGCCAATGCCGACACGTGGATTGCGCCGAAACCGGGCACCGAGGTGGCCGTGGCCCTTGCAATGGCCCACGTCATCGTCGGAGAGGGCCTGAATCAGACAAGCGTGGACTCCGAGGCGTGGAAGGCCGTGCTGTCCGGATTCTCGCCGGAGCGCGTGGCCGAAATGAGCGGCGTCTCCCAAGAGCTGATCGTGACCACCGCCCGCGACTTGGCGCGGGTGAAACCGGCCTGCGTCATCGCCGGCTCAAATGCATCCACGAATTCAACCGCGCTTGCCATGGCGGCGCAACTTCTCAATTGGCTGACCGGGAACTTGGGCGAGAGCGTCCGATTCGATGCCAAGAATCCATGGGCCTTCGACTCATCGTCCTTGGAGCGAAGTGGAAAGGGCGACGCGCCTCTTCCCTCGGAGCTTCTGCCAACGCTCACCGATCTGGCCTCCCTCTCACGCCTGAAAGATTCCCTCGAGAGCGGGCAAGCCCGCGTGGTGCTCTTCATCGACACCAACCCTGTTTTCACGCTGCCCGAGCGGCTGGGATTCGCGAAAGCGTTGGAAAAGGCGGACCTGAGAGTGTTTTTCGGCCACTTCATGTCCGAAACCGCCGAGCTTTGCCATGTGGTCCTTCCGATGACGACTCATCTCGAGAGCTGGTGGGATTCCGTTCCGGCCGCACCGGTGGGCTCCACGGTCATGAACCTGGCCCGGCCTGTCATCCAGCCGTCGCCGGAACTGCGCCAGCCCGAAGATGTTCTTCTCGGACTGATGGGCGAACTCGGCTTCAAGAAACCGGCGGACTCCTCGGAGGCCTTCATCCGAGACGCATGGAAGAAGCTCTACAAGGGAATGAACAAGAAAGGGGATGTGGATGCAGCATGGACGGAGGCCGTCGCTCAAGGCGGATGGTGGCAGGCGTCTTCGAGCGACAAGAAAGCGGCTCCTTCCGAGTCCAAATGGCTCCAAGCCGCGAAGGACATCGGCGTTGCCGCAATCAGGACCGAGGGATCGTCCCCCGAATTTCCATTTGCATTTTATCCGTACGCCTCCACGAAGTTTTACGATGGCCGCCACGCCAACCTGCCTTGGCTCCAGGAGCTCGCCGATCCGCTGACGACGGTCGTGTGGGGCTCTTGGGTGGAACTCCATCCCGATACGGTCGCCAAGCTGGGCCTCCGGGAGGGAGATATCGTTCGCGTCGAATCGGTTGAAGGCGCCATCGAGGGACCGGTGCTTGCGTATCCGGGAATTCGCCGGGATACGGTGGCCTTCCCGATTGGGCAGGGCCACCAGGCGTTGGGCCGATATGCGCGCGGGCGCGGAGCCAATCCCATCCAGATCCTTTCACTGAAGGCGGATGCGGAGTCGGGCGCGCTGGCGCTGGCCGCAACCGCCGTGAAAATCTCGCCGACGGGTCGCCGCGGTCGGATCGTTCGTTCCCAAGGGAGCCCCCAACTCATGGGCACGGAGGTCCTCCAGACCATTTCCGCTGAAAAACTCCAGGCGATCAGCCATCATCACGCTGCGCCAAAGCCGCTTCACGGCGAAGCCGTCAAATGGGGCATGACCGTCGATCTCGACAAGTGCACGGGCTGCGGCGCCTGCATGGTGGCCTGCAGCTCCGAAAACAACATCCCGGTGGTGGGGGAGGAGAGCTGCGCCAAGCGAAGAAACTTCTCCTGGATCCGCGTGGAGCGATACTGGCCGGATGAGCAGGATCGGTTGACCGGACAGGGCCCGGGCGCGCTGTTCCTGGTGATGATGTGCCAACACTGCGAAAACGCCCCGTGCGAGCCGGTGTGTCCCGTCTACGCGACGAACCACAATCAGCAGGGACTGAATGTCATGGTGTACGACCGGTGCGTGGGCACCCGGTACTGCTCGAACAACTGTCCTTACAAAGTTCGCTACTTCAACTGGTACGAGCACTACAAGATGTGGGAATCGCCGCTGGAGCTCCAGCATAACCCCGATGTCCGCATCCGGGTGGACGGCGTCATGGAAAAATGCACCTTCTGCATCCAGCGCATCCGGGTGGCGAGCGATCGGGCGAAAGATG